One region of Miscanthus floridulus cultivar M001 chromosome 19, ASM1932011v1, whole genome shotgun sequence genomic DNA includes:
- the LOC136525323 gene encoding zinc finger protein 8-like, translating into MAAAPHDMHGLDSFAQLPFIPGVARAAAPKTPAPASRDAASIRLFGRDFPNDQQAAHQLLLLKEDAAAGEGVGETAASGGERKFECHYCCRNFPTSQALGGHQNAHKRERQHARRVHLEASFAAHCGAYLPGAHLYGLFGYGGGGGGHTALPPAHYPPAVWTGAVPGMYGGVGPVARPPPVYGGVAVPGMWRPSPPGSGGAFVAAGRPVGTDPSGYGEMMAGKDDDKMAMSVVTSLPPLPSSCLSGQSAEMIGRPELGHKDGVISLDLCL; encoded by the coding sequence ATGGCCGCCGCACCGCATGACATGCACGGCCTCGACTCGTTCGCGCAGCTGCCCTTCATCCCCGGCGTTGCGCGTGCCGCGGCACCGAagacgccggcgccggcgagcaGGGACGCCGCCAGCATCCGCCTCTTCGGCCGGGACTTCCCCAACGACCAGCAGGCGGCCCACCAGCTGCTGCTGCTCAAGGAGGACGCCGCGGCCGGGGAGGGCGTCGGCGAGACGGCAGCGTCCGGCGGGGAGAGGAAGTTCGAGTGCCACTACTGCTGCCGCAACTTCCCGACGTCGCAGGCGCTGGGCGGGCACCAGAACGCGCACAAGCGAGAGCGGCAGCACGCGCGGAGGGTGCACCTCGAGGCCTCCTTCGCCGCGCACTGCGGCGCCTACCTACCCGGCGCGCACCTCTACGGTCTCTTCGgttacggcggcggcggcggcggccacacgGCGCTGCCACCGGCGCACTACCCGCCGGCCGTGTGGACAGGGGCCGTGCCGGGGATGTACGGCGGCGTGGGGCCCGTGGCGCGGCCTCCTCCCGTGTACGGCGGCGTGGCCGTGCCAGGGATGTGGAGGCCGTCGCCACCTGGGAGTGGTGGCGCTTTTGTCGCGGCTGGCCGACCCGTGGGGACCGATCCCTCGGGCTATGGAGAGATGATGGCTGGCAAAGACGACGACAAGATGGCGATGAGCGTGGTGACGTCACTGCCCCCGTTGCCGTCGTCGTGCTTGTCCGGCCAGTCGGCGGAGATGATAGGGAGACCGGAGTTGGGACACAAGGATGGTGTCATAAGCTTGGACCTCTGCTTGTAA